One genomic region from Aliarcobacter cryaerophilus ATCC 43158 encodes:
- the glmS gene encoding glutamine--fructose-6-phosphate transaminase (isomerizing): protein MCGIVGYIGKYDTTKILLDGLKELEYRGYDSAGIAVLNGNEIDVFKAVGKLVNLEEKVNQSNKDRYNLGIGHTRWATHGKPTEVNAHPHLGEYSYVVHNGIIENYKELKDELTSLGHNFVSQTDTEVIVHLFEHYNNKLNDAKKAFQETIKRLEGAYAILLITKKEPEKIFFYKLGSPMIVGHGIEKDEVLFASSDSALIGLANDVVYLDDKIGGVASRDGIEFFSKNIVWSKLPTSKQFAQKDGFRYFMEKEIYEQSVVVSDCMLGRVKDSEINFDEIDSKILDGINEIKICACGTSYHAGLASSYLFERLSKIKCSIEVASEFRYKEPLLTKDTLFVVISQSGETADTLEALKMAKNAGLRTLVICNVDNSSMTRVADFTILTRAGIEKGVASTKAFSTQTAVLWMLSLYFAQIRKTISKDKLENEVNTLREVPKALKVHENIHEKAKRLSKRYLHGHGFFFIGRDVFYPLALEGALKLKEISYLHAEGYPAGEMKHGPIALADPELFTIALMPKNMLYDKIKSNVEELSARDSTICAISSADFELADDFIKINKCDHYMLEFFEMLVALQILSMEISIRLKNDVDMPRNLAKSVTVE from the coding sequence ATGTGTGGAATAGTTGGTTACATAGGAAAATACGATACAACAAAGATTTTATTGGATGGTTTAAAAGAACTTGAATATAGAGGTTATGATAGTGCAGGAATTGCTGTTTTAAATGGAAATGAAATTGATGTATTTAAGGCAGTTGGGAAGCTTGTAAATCTTGAAGAAAAAGTTAACCAAAGTAATAAAGATAGATATAATCTAGGAATTGGACACACAAGATGGGCAACTCATGGAAAACCAACAGAAGTTAATGCTCATCCACACTTAGGTGAATACTCTTATGTTGTTCATAATGGAATAATTGAAAATTATAAAGAGCTAAAAGATGAATTAACATCTTTGGGTCATAATTTTGTTTCTCAAACAGATACAGAAGTTATTGTTCATCTTTTTGAACACTATAATAACAAATTAAATGATGCAAAAAAAGCATTTCAAGAGACTATAAAAAGACTTGAAGGTGCTTATGCTATTTTATTAATTACAAAAAAAGAACCAGAAAAAATATTTTTCTATAAACTTGGAAGTCCTATGATTGTAGGGCATGGTATAGAAAAAGATGAAGTTCTTTTTGCATCTTCTGATTCAGCACTAATTGGACTTGCAAACGATGTTGTATATCTGGATGATAAAATTGGTGGAGTAGCTTCTAGAGATGGTATTGAGTTTTTTAGTAAAAATATTGTTTGGTCAAAACTTCCAACATCAAAACAATTTGCTCAAAAAGATGGTTTTAGATACTTTATGGAAAAAGAGATTTATGAACAAAGTGTTGTTGTAAGTGATTGTATGTTAGGTCGTGTAAAAGATAGTGAGATAAATTTTGATGAGATTGATTCAAAAATATTAGATGGAATAAATGAGATTAAAATTTGTGCATGTGGAACTTCATATCATGCAGGGCTGGCATCTTCATATTTATTTGAAAGATTATCAAAAATAAAATGTAGTATTGAAGTTGCAAGTGAGTTTAGATATAAAGAGCCACTATTGACAAAAGATACACTGTTTGTTGTTATCTCTCAAAGTGGAGAAACAGCTGATACTTTGGAAGCTTTAAAAATGGCAAAGAATGCAGGTCTTAGAACTTTGGTAATTTGTAATGTTGATAACTCTTCTATGACAAGGGTTGCAGATTTTACAATTCTAACACGTGCTGGAATTGAAAAAGGAGTTGCTTCTACAAAAGCATTTTCTACTCAAACTGCTGTTTTGTGGATGTTAAGTCTATATTTTGCACAAATTAGAAAAACTATTTCTAAAGATAAGCTTGAAAATGAGGTTAATACCTTAAGAGAGGTTCCAAAAGCTTTAAAAGTCCATGAAAATATTCATGAAAAAGCAAAAAGATTATCAAAAAGATATTTACATGGTCATGGATTTTTCTTTATTGGAAGAGATGTATTCTATCCACTTGCTCTTGAAGGTGCTTTAAAACTTAAAGAGATTTCATATTTACATGCAGAAGGTTATCCAGCTGGTGAGATGAAACATGGACCAATTGCTCTTGCAGACCCAGAACTTTTTACTATTGCACTTATGCCAAAAAATATGTTGTATGATAAAATTAAATCAAATGTAGAAGAGTTAAGCGCACGTGATAGTACAATTTGTGCAATATCTTCTGCTGATTTTGAACTAGCAGATGATTTTATAAAAATAAATAAGTGTGATCACTATATGCTTGAATTTTTTGAAATGCTAGTAGCTCTTCAAATTTTATCTATGGAGATATCAATAAGACTTAAAAATGATGTAGATATGCCAAGAAACTTAGCAAAATCAGTAACAGTTGAGTGA
- a CDS encoding DedA family protein yields the protein MRELFRKIQPYTGKIFAVGLITFLSFLFYNLYNAPVDGFEEKFIYLLKQYGYVILFVWSMLEGEMGLIMAGLMTHDGSMNLFLAIFVAGLGGFAGDQVYFYIGRFNKEGVLKRLRGQRRKFAFAHLLLKKHGWPIIFTQRYMYGMRTIIPISIGLTRYDAKKFAFINLISAWCWASITIIPVWYFGNEIMVVLHWAKEHWYLAIPIAAIFGGGIIYYFNKATKKIEKRVMDEN from the coding sequence ATGAGAGAACTTTTTAGGAAAATTCAGCCATATACAGGAAAGATTTTTGCAGTAGGATTGATAACATTTTTGTCTTTTCTTTTTTATAATTTATACAATGCTCCTGTTGATGGATTTGAAGAGAAATTTATATATTTACTCAAACAATATGGATATGTGATACTTTTTGTATGGAGTATGTTAGAGGGTGAAATGGGGCTAATTATGGCTGGACTTATGACTCATGATGGCTCTATGAACCTATTTTTAGCTATTTTTGTTGCAGGTCTTGGTGGATTTGCTGGTGATCAAGTATATTTTTATATTGGTAGATTTAACAAAGAAGGTGTTTTAAAAAGATTAAGAGGTCAAAGAAGAAAGTTTGCATTTGCTCATTTACTTTTAAAGAAACATGGTTGGCCAATAATTTTTACTCAAAGATACATGTATGGAATGAGAACAATTATACCAATTTCTATCGGTCTTACAAGATATGATGCTAAAAAATTTGCATTTATAAATTTGATAAGTGCATGGTGCTGGGCTTCTATTACAATTATTCCTGTTTGGTATTTTGGAAATGAGATTATGGTTGTACTTCACTGGGCAAAAGAGCACTGGTATTTAGCAATTCCAATAGCAGCAATTTTTGGTGGAGGAATTATATATTATTTTAATAAGGCAACAAAAAAAATTGAAAAAAGGGTAATGGATGAAAATTAA
- a CDS encoding adenine phosphoribosyltransferase produces MNKDILTDGEKKVLLDSIRTVEDFPKLGISFKDITTLLNNKDAFELLMNHLEDRYKKYNLDFIAGIEARGFLFGAALASRLKIGFVPIRKKGKLPSTTLCEKYELEYGFDEVEVHFDAFRDIKKSKVLLIDDLVVSGGTAVAAANLIEKLDATLVEACFILNFSILPGKAKMQEKTSVYAVLEI; encoded by the coding sequence TTGAATAAAGATATTTTAACAGATGGCGAAAAAAAGGTTTTATTAGACTCTATAAGAACAGTTGAGGATTTTCCAAAACTTGGTATTAGCTTTAAAGATATTACAACACTTTTAAACAATAAAGATGCATTTGAACTACTTATGAACCATCTTGAAGATAGATATAAAAAATATAATTTAGATTTTATAGCAGGAATTGAAGCAAGAGGATTTTTATTTGGAGCAGCTCTTGCTTCAAGACTAAAAATTGGTTTTGTACCAATACGAAAAAAAGGAAAACTTCCAAGTACAACTTTATGTGAAAAGTATGAACTTGAGTATGGATTTGATGAGGTTGAAGTTCATTTTGATGCTTTTAGAGATATTAAGAAATCAAAAGTTCTTTTAATAGATGATTTGGTTGTAAGTGGTGGAACAGCAGTAGCAGCAGCTAATTTAATAGAGAAATTAGATGCTACTTTAGTAGAGGCTTGTTTTATTTTAAATTTCTCTATTTTACCTGGAAAAGCAAAAATGCAAGAGAAAACTTCTGTGTATGCGGTGTTAGAAATATGA
- a CDS encoding inositol monophosphatase family protein, giving the protein MQKKLIQIIKKAGKILKKGYYSNKEINFKAKKDLVTKYDLAVENYLKKEFSKYFKEFNLIAEESDNTLVEFGNSIIIDPIDGTTNFVNGVPHTAISVGVYKDKKPYIGVVYNPILDELYFAKHKKGTFLNGKKIKVSLQNDLQKSLLATGFPYSSAENTKDLKDVIKKIENILPECQDLRRLGSASIDLCMVARGVFEGYYEMNLKPWDVSAGIIILSEAGGRITNIRGTTFDMFKDKYIVASNSKIHDKLLSKLDI; this is encoded by the coding sequence ATGCAAAAGAAACTTATTCAAATTATAAAAAAAGCTGGAAAAATTTTAAAAAAAGGTTACTACTCAAATAAAGAGATAAATTTTAAAGCAAAAAAAGATTTAGTTACAAAATATGATTTGGCAGTTGAAAATTATCTAAAAAAAGAGTTTTCTAAATATTTCAAAGAGTTTAACCTTATAGCAGAAGAGTCAGATAATACTCTTGTAGAGTTTGGAAATTCAATAATAATTGATCCAATAGATGGCACAACAAATTTTGTAAATGGTGTACCTCATACTGCTATTTCAGTTGGAGTTTATAAAGATAAAAAGCCATATATTGGTGTAGTATATAATCCTATTTTAGATGAGTTATATTTTGCAAAACATAAAAAAGGTACATTTTTAAATGGTAAAAAAATTAAAGTAAGTTTACAAAATGATTTACAAAAATCACTTCTAGCTACAGGTTTTCCATATAGTAGTGCGGAAAATACAAAAGATTTAAAAGATGTTATAAAAAAGATTGAGAATATTTTGCCTGAGTGTCAAGATTTAAGAAGACTTGGAAGTGCATCTATTGATTTATGTATGGTTGCAAGAGGGGTATTTGAAGGCTATTATGAGATGAATTTAAAACCTTGGGATGTTAGTGCCGGAATTATAATTTTAAGCGAAGCTGGTGGAAGAATTACAAATATTAGAGGTACAACTTTTGATATGTTTAAAGATAAATACATAGTTGCTTCAAATAGTAAAATTCATGATAAATTATTAAGCAAACTAGATATTTAG
- a CDS encoding YkgJ family cysteine cluster protein, with translation MKNFVKLENKNIKFGDCKNCSAHCCSGTFGSIFSQILKEEFEDVYQNFPILFIFGSLGFVKPVILLSNGFDFCPHLKDFKCTIYENRPKVCKTYPLSPNINNFIYIDKACPELNKADNILNFEDEIFKNYQEKYINTHFEFEKLKKEDFEQILSIKGVDFYKFIGDEKSKYLDFHKLSIKLLENLKI, from the coding sequence ATGAAAAACTTTGTAAAACTTGAAAACAAAAATATTAAATTTGGAGATTGTAAGAATTGCTCTGCTCATTGTTGTAGTGGAACTTTTGGTTCTATTTTTTCACAAATTCTAAAAGAGGAGTTTGAAGATGTTTATCAAAACTTTCCTATTTTATTTATTTTTGGCTCTTTAGGTTTTGTAAAACCTGTAATTTTACTATCAAATGGTTTTGATTTTTGTCCACACCTAAAAGATTTTAAATGTACAATTTATGAAAATAGACCAAAAGTATGTAAAACTTACCCTCTAAGCCCAAATATTAATAATTTTATCTATATTGATAAGGCATGCCCTGAATTAAACAAAGCAGATAATATCTTAAACTTTGAAGATGAGATATTTAAAAATTATCAAGAAAAATATATAAATACTCACTTTGAGTTTGAAAAACTAAAAAAAGAAGATTTTGAACAAATTTTATCTATAAAAGGAGTTGATTTTTATAAATTTATTGGAGATGAAAAATCTAAATATTTAGATTTTCATAAACTCTCAATTAAGCTATTGGAAAACTTAAAAATATAG
- a CDS encoding DNA ligase yields MLQFKIKLFKNFIKILLTLFLFVNFAFALNLQKPSNYKDSIDISNWYMSEKLDGIRAYWDGKELFTKNRNKIFAPSWFTKDFPPFALDGELWTKRGDFENIQSIVLSQQESQNWEKITYNIFEIPNANGNFKNRLDFLQSYLDTNPSIYIKIIPQIVSKDKNHLDSFLQELLKNGAEGVIIKNPNLAYETGRTTNSLKVKEFFDDEGKVISHNFNKDGSFKSLKIELKNKTTFNLGGGFTQKDRLNPPKIGEFVTFKYYGFTKNGKPKFASFLRVREIE; encoded by the coding sequence ATGTTACAGTTTAAAATCAAACTATTTAAGAATTTTATAAAAATTTTATTAACACTTTTTCTTTTTGTAAATTTTGCTTTTGCATTAAATTTACAAAAACCTTCAAATTATAAAGATTCTATTGATATTTCAAATTGGTATATGAGTGAAAAACTAGATGGTATTAGAGCATATTGGGATGGAAAAGAGTTATTTACAAAAAACAGAAATAAAATATTTGCTCCCTCTTGGTTTACAAAAGATTTTCCACCATTTGCTCTTGATGGTGAGTTATGGACAAAAAGAGGTGATTTTGAAAATATTCAAAGCATAGTTTTAAGCCAACAAGAGTCACAAAATTGGGAAAAGATAACTTACAATATTTTTGAAATTCCAAATGCAAATGGAAATTTTAAAAATAGATTAGATTTTTTACAAAGCTATTTAGATACAAATCCAAGTATATATATAAAAATTATTCCTCAAATAGTTAGTAAAGATAAAAATCATTTAGATAGCTTTTTGCAAGAACTCTTAAAAAATGGCGCAGAAGGTGTGATTATAAAAAATCCAAATTTAGCTTATGAAACTGGAAGAACTACAAACTCTTTAAAAGTAAAAGAGTTTTTTGATGATGAAGGAAAAGTTATTTCACATAATTTTAATAAAGATGGTTCATTTAAAAGTTTAAAAATAGAATTAAAAAACAAAACTACTTTTAACTTAGGTGGTGGATTTACACAAAAAGATAGATTAAATCCACCAAAGATTGGAGAGTTTGTAACTTTTAAATACTATGGTTTTACAAAAAATGGTAAACCAAAATTTGCTTCATTTTTAAGAGTTAGAGAAATTGAATAG
- a CDS encoding leucyl aminopeptidase: MKINIVEISKNKEFDLEIILINNINEIESEQDKEILENLEFKVKDETAILLAQSKKIYVAFEEFSYDSLAIAMATAIKRFNSTKYKSVNFLLNNILKDNFKALVEGAILGSYSFDNYKSEKESKKQELTFVVEDKDSELISILKESQIICEAVNSARDMVNTAPADFTPKSFVKEAQSIAKEFELDCEVLGEKDLEKQKMMSMHSVGRASIHESQLIHIKYKPKKSIKKVVLVGKGLTYDSGGLSLKPADFMVTMKADKSGAVAVLNTIKVIAKLKLPIEVHAIIGAVENMIGGNAYKPDDILRAKNGKTIEVRNTDAEGRLVLADCLCYAQDEIKNIDYILDFATLTGACVVGLGEYTTGIMGNSEELKHQALISAQNSGEYVTKLDFNRYLKKCIKSEIADVCNISNTRYGGAITAGMFLDNFIYDENKNKWIHFDIAGPAFVEKAWGYNPYGASGTGVRMAVQFIKDLTK, from the coding sequence ATGAAAATTAATATTGTAGAAATATCAAAAAATAAAGAGTTTGATTTAGAGATTATTTTAATAAATAATATAAATGAAATAGAGTCTGAACAAGATAAAGAGATTTTAGAAAATCTTGAATTTAAAGTAAAAGATGAAACAGCTATTTTATTAGCACAAAGTAAAAAAATCTATGTTGCTTTTGAAGAGTTTTCATACGATAGTTTAGCAATTGCTATGGCAACTGCAATTAAGAGATTTAACTCAACAAAGTATAAAAGCGTAAATTTCTTATTAAATAATATTTTAAAAGATAATTTTAAAGCTCTAGTAGAAGGTGCAATTTTAGGTTCATATTCATTTGATAATTATAAGAGTGAAAAAGAGAGCAAAAAACAAGAGTTAACTTTTGTAGTTGAAGATAAGGATTCTGAATTAATTTCTATTTTAAAAGAGTCGCAAATTATTTGTGAAGCAGTAAATAGTGCAAGAGATATGGTAAACACTGCACCTGCTGATTTTACACCAAAAAGTTTTGTAAAAGAGGCACAAAGTATTGCAAAAGAGTTTGAACTTGATTGTGAAGTTTTAGGTGAAAAAGATTTAGAAAAACAAAAAATGATGTCAATGCATAGTGTTGGACGTGCTTCAATTCATGAATCACAACTGATACATATTAAATATAAACCTAAAAAATCAATAAAAAAAGTTGTACTTGTAGGAAAAGGTTTGACTTATGATAGTGGTGGGTTATCTTTAAAACCAGCTGATTTTATGGTTACTATGAAAGCTGATAAATCAGGAGCAGTTGCTGTCTTAAATACTATAAAAGTTATTGCAAAATTAAAATTACCTATTGAAGTGCATGCTATTATTGGTGCAGTTGAAAATATGATTGGTGGAAATGCTTATAAACCAGATGATATTTTAAGAGCTAAAAATGGGAAAACAATTGAGGTGCGAAACACAGATGCTGAAGGAAGACTAGTTCTTGCTGATTGTTTATGTTATGCTCAAGATGAGATTAAAAATATAGATTATATTTTAGATTTTGCAACACTTACAGGTGCTTGTGTTGTTGGGCTTGGAGAATATACAACAGGAATTATGGGAAATAGTGAAGAGCTTAAACATCAAGCTTTAATTTCAGCACAAAATTCTGGAGAGTATGTTACAAAACTTGATTTTAATAGATATCTAAAAAAATGTATTAAATCTGAGATAGCGGATGTTTGTAATATATCAAATACTAGATATGGTGGTGCAATAACGGCTGGAATGTTTTTGGATAACTTTATTTATGATGAAAATAAAAATAAATGGATACATTTTGATATAGCTGGACCTGCTTTTGTAGAAAAAGCTTGGGGATATAACCCTTATGGTGCTAGTGGAACAGGTGTTAGAATGGCTGTTCAATTTATAAAAGATTTAACAAAATAG
- the trpB gene encoding tryptophan synthase subunit beta gives MSNYIPKKSKFDPNSNGEFGIFGGQYVPETLMPILEELESTYTKYRFDKEFWAEVNYYLKDYVGRENPLYFAKNISDEIGAKIYLKREDLNHTGAHKVNNVIAQGLLAKKMGKKKVIAETGAGQHGVATATIAALMGLECTVFMGAKDVERQELNVFRMKLLGAKVVAVESGSKTLKDAMNEAIRYWVTNARDTFYIIGTVAGPHPYPMMVRDFQAIIGYESRKQILEKENRLPDYVVACIGGGSNSIGMFSHFLEDVNVTCVGIEAGGLGLDTPKHGSCLALGTPGILHGQCSYLLQDEDGQVLEAHSISAGLDYPGVGPEHSFHKDNKTVTYDNITDKEALDAFVWLSQKEGIIPAFESAHAIAYLKKAKEKLKNKLVIICLSGRGDKDMVQAKSLLNFD, from the coding sequence ATGAGTAACTATATTCCTAAAAAAAGTAAATTTGATCCTAATTCAAATGGTGAATTTGGAATTTTTGGTGGACAGTATGTTCCTGAAACATTGATGCCAATTTTAGAAGAGCTTGAATCTACTTATACAAAATATAGATTTGATAAAGAGTTTTGGGCTGAAGTTAACTACTATTTAAAAGATTATGTTGGACGTGAAAATCCACTATATTTTGCAAAAAACATAAGCGATGAAATTGGTGCAAAAATCTATTTAAAAAGAGAAGATTTAAATCATACTGGTGCGCATAAAGTTAATAATGTAATAGCCCAAGGCTTGTTGGCTAAAAAAATGGGTAAAAAAAAGGTTATAGCTGAAACAGGAGCAGGGCAACACGGTGTTGCAACTGCTACAATTGCAGCACTTATGGGTTTAGAATGTACTGTTTTTATGGGTGCAAAAGATGTTGAAAGACAAGAGTTAAATGTATTTAGAATGAAACTTTTAGGTGCTAAGGTTGTTGCAGTTGAAAGTGGAAGTAAAACTTTAAAAGATGCAATGAATGAAGCAATTAGATATTGGGTAACAAATGCACGTGATACTTTTTATATAATAGGAACAGTTGCAGGTCCTCATCCTTATCCTATGATGGTGAGAGATTTTCAAGCAATTATTGGTTATGAGTCAAGAAAACAAATTTTAGAAAAAGAGAATAGGCTACCTGATTATGTAGTTGCATGTATTGGTGGTGGATCAAACTCTATTGGTATGTTTTCTCACTTTTTAGAAGATGTTAATGTTACTTGTGTTGGAATAGAAGCTGGTGGTTTAGGACTTGATACACCTAAACATGGTTCTTGTTTAGCATTAGGAACTCCTGGAATTTTACATGGACAGTGTTCATATTTGCTCCAAGATGAAGATGGACAAGTTTTAGAAGCTCATAGTATTAGTGCAGGTCTTGATTATCCTGGAGTTGGACCAGAACATAGTTTTCACAAAGATAATAAAACAGTAACTTATGACAATATAACTGATAAAGAAGCTCTTGATGCTTTTGTTTGGCTAAGTCAAAAAGAGGGAATTATTCCAGCATTTGAATCAGCTCATGCAATTGCATATTTGAAAAAAGCAAAAGAGAAATTAAAAAATAAATTAGTAATAATTTGTCTATCTGGTCGAGGAGATAAAGACATGGTACAGGCAAAAAGCTTATTAAATTTTGACTAA
- a CDS encoding methyl-accepting chemotaxis protein, with protein MNINSLKIKLLLITIVPFTIGIFVLSGINFEKTQNTLNNTLKKFETTITKEKESLIQHQFEVAQTLIKTIIDKEQNIDLAKQKVIELLTGVRYLDDKSGYFFAYEQRGADYYFAFHPANPKLNNTKTNIKSPDAKGYAFREDLIKFSKEQKYITYHYENPATKDVVLKMASSIFIPEFNWVLVTGIYADDIQKDINELQEEMNSDINTLFWIAIFVTVLLNIVLISIIVPSINKIILKPLNIFQTTLESFFKYLNNESNKVDRIKNYSKDEIGHMSKILDQNIEIARKEIDDNNLFIETTIDILEKFQKGDLSQRLNIEVDDINLSKLKSVMNQMAQELEKNIVNVLKVIDEYSKYDYVNRVDTTKISNHILQLANGVNILGDSITKMLIENKNNGETLSESSNILLSNVEKLNESSTSTAANLEETAASLEEMTSNLRNSTQNVEKMTNISSSVTSRAKNGEKLANQTVLSMEEINTKILSINEAISVIDQIAFQTNILSLNAAVEAATAGEAGKGFAVVAGEVRNLANRSAQAAKEIKNIVEIATQKADEGKHIANSMINGYSELNSDILQTIELIKEFENSSKEQLLGIEQINNAVAILDQKTQQNANVTSQTKDIAISTNSISKLIIEDVNKKRFKDK; from the coding sequence ATGAATATAAATTCACTAAAAATAAAATTACTTCTAATAACAATAGTTCCTTTTACTATAGGAATTTTTGTTCTTTCAGGAATTAACTTTGAAAAGACACAAAATACTTTAAATAATACATTAAAAAAGTTTGAAACTACTATTACAAAAGAGAAAGAGTCATTAATACAGCATCAATTTGAAGTTGCTCAAACACTTATTAAAACAATTATTGATAAAGAACAAAATATAGATTTAGCAAAACAAAAAGTTATAGAACTTTTAACAGGTGTTAGATATTTAGATGATAAGAGTGGATATTTTTTTGCTTATGAGCAAAGAGGTGCTGACTATTATTTTGCTTTTCATCCAGCAAATCCAAAATTAAATAATACAAAAACAAATATAAAATCTCCAGATGCAAAAGGTTATGCTTTTAGAGAAGATTTAATTAAATTTTCAAAAGAGCAAAAATATATAACTTACCATTATGAAAATCCAGCAACAAAAGATGTTGTATTAAAAATGGCTTCATCTATTTTTATTCCAGAATTTAACTGGGTTTTAGTAACTGGAATATATGCAGATGATATTCAAAAAGATATAAATGAATTACAAGAAGAGATGAATTCAGATATAAATACACTTTTTTGGATAGCTATTTTTGTTACAGTTTTGTTGAATATTGTTTTAATTTCTATAATTGTTCCATCTATAAATAAAATTATTTTAAAACCACTAAATATATTTCAAACAACTTTAGAGTCATTTTTTAAATATTTAAATAATGAAAGTAATAAAGTTGATAGAATCAAAAATTATTCAAAAGATGAAATAGGTCATATGTCAAAAATACTTGATCAAAATATTGAGATTGCTAGAAAAGAGATAGACGATAATAATCTGTTTATTGAAACTACAATAGATATTTTAGAAAAATTCCAAAAAGGAGATTTATCTCAAAGATTAAATATAGAAGTTGATGATATTAATTTATCAAAATTAAAATCTGTTATGAATCAAATGGCGCAGGAATTAGAAAAAAATATTGTGAATGTTTTAAAAGTAATAGATGAATATAGTAAATATGATTATGTAAATAGAGTTGATACAACAAAAATTTCAAATCATATATTACAACTTGCAAATGGTGTTAATATTTTGGGAGATTCAATAACAAAAATGTTGATTGAAAATAAAAATAATGGAGAAACTTTATCGGAGAGTTCAAATATACTTCTAAGTAATGTTGAAAAACTAAATGAAAGTTCTACTAGTACAGCTGCAAATCTTGAAGAAACAGCTGCGTCTTTAGAAGAGATGACTTCAAATTTAAGAAATAGTACTCAAAATGTAGAGAAAATGACAAATATATCTTCAAGCGTAACTTCTAGAGCAAAAAATGGAGAAAAACTAGCAAATCAAACTGTTTTATCTATGGAAGAGATAAATACAAAAATTTTGTCTATAAATGAGGCAATAAGCGTAATAGACCAAATAGCATTTCAAACAAATATTCTAAGTCTAAATGCTGCAGTAGAAGCTGCAACTGCGGGAGAAGCTGGTAAAGGTTTTGCAGTTGTTGCTGGTGAGGTTCGAAATCTTGCAAATAGAAGTGCCCAAGCAGCAAAAGAGATAAAAAATATAGTTGAGATTGCAACACAAAAAGCAGATGAAGGAAAACATATTGCAAATAGTATGATAAATGGTTATAGTGAATTAAATAGTGATATTTTGCAGACAATAGAGCTTATAAAAGAGTTTGAAAATTCAAGTAAAGAACAACTTTTAGGAATAGAGCAGATAAACAATGCAGTTGCTATTTTGGATCAAAAAACACAGCAAAATGCGAATGTTACGTCACAAACAAAAGATATTGCAATATCTACCAATAGTATTTCAAAACTTATTATTGAAGATGTAAATAAAAAGAGATTTAAAGATAAATAG